A window from Ictalurus furcatus strain D&B chromosome 16, Billie_1.0, whole genome shotgun sequence encodes these proteins:
- the LOC128620262 gene encoding mucin-19-like isoform X1 — protein sequence MWGCTRLWLLFIALLHLKDVRALGVWSKRPAQDGYSVDGKTSLDQLQETASFPDGAQTSTALRDEGETNAGVLQTRIDLWTGLSSSEALTNGSFGQYKPVFPGFQAFQKQNVASESRGSTVYGLSQGLGSQYGSFQTQQDKNQLSSAPALTLNQQASGMSSSSHTGSQSTISDWLSLGLSRPYVSFQTQQGTNQLGSAPALTGTQQVSGGATTANGSSSLSSPYVGSQSSTGYGLSQGLASQYGGGQSSPAPAIVTQQASGSAVSSGSTSSTSSSYSGSQSRGSTVYGLSQGFSRPSGSFQTQQGTNQLGSAPTLTGTRQATVAVATANGSSSSSSSFTGSQSPSSNWPSLGLSRPYGSFQTQQGTNQLSSAPALTGTQQVSGGATTANGSSASSLSSPYVGSQSSTGYGLSQGLASLYGRGQSSSAPALTVSQQASEGATTANGSSSLSSAFTGSPSPTAYWLLLRLSSQYAGSQAQQGKNQLGSVAGLNVIQQASASPVLNGSTSSTSSSFHGSQSRGSTVYGLSQGFSSPYGSIQTQQDTNQLSSAPPLTLTQQASGMSSSSHNGSQSRGSTVYGLFQGFSRPFGSFQTQQGTNRQTTEAATTANGSSTSSFSRSFTSSQGPTAYWLVLRLPSQYAGSQAQQGINQLSSVPGLNMIQQASASPVLNGSTSSTSSYYSGSQGSTGYGLFQGLGTQYGGQSSSAPAFVTQQASGSAVSSGSTPSTSSSFHGSPSQSSTGYGLSQGLGSRYSSFHTQQDKNQLTSAPALTLNQQASGMSFSSHNGSQSPSSNWPSLGLSRPYGSFQMQQGTNQQTTEAATTANGSSTSSLSSPYIGSQSSTGYGPSQVLASQYGGGQSSSAPAFVTQQASGSAVSSGSTSSTSTSYSGSQSHGSTVYGLSHGFSRPYGSFQTQQGTNRQTTEAAATANGSSSSSSSFTGSQSPSSNWPSLGISRPYVSFQTQQGINQLGSVPGLNVIQQASASAALNGSTSSTSTSYSGSQSHGSTVYGLSHGFSRPYGSFQTQQGTNRQTTEAAATANGSSTSSLSSSYTGSQSQSATAYGSSHSLSNLYDGLHKRHDVQWLSSVPALTVNQQAPGSTITSNGSNTDASSAYSAPQSHSLSHGLVGSSLSVPNQNVQQLGAFNQLVPSPWLGQQSCEKTVQ from the exons ATGTGGGGTTGCACAAG GCTCTGGTTGCTCTTCATTGCTTTACTTCACCTAAAAGATGTAAGGGCACTTGGAG TGTGGAGTAAAAGGCCTGCACAAGATGGGTACAGTGTTGATGGCAAGACATCTCTGGATCAGCTGCAGGAAACCGCGTCCTTTCCTGATGGAGCCCAAACTTCCACAGCCTTGAGGGATGAAGGTGAAACCAATGCTGGAGTTCTACAAACTAGGATAGATTTATGGACGGGCTTATCTTCATCGGAAGCCCTGACAAATGGCTCTTTTGGTCAATACAAGCCAGTGTTCCCAGGTTTTCAAGCTTTCCAAAAACAGAATGTTGCTTCAGAAAGCAGAGGCTCGACTGTCTATGGGCTTTCACAAGGGCTTGGCAGCCAGTATGGTAGTTTCCAAACACAGCAAGACAAAAACCAATTGAGCTCTGCCCCTGCTTTAACTTTGAACCAACAAGCCTCTGGCATGTCTTCCAGCTCCCACACTGGTTCTCAAAGCACAATTTCCGACTGGTTGTCCCTAGGACTTTCCAGACCCTATGTTAGTTTCCAGACACAGCAAGGCACAAATCAACTTGGCTCTGCTCCTGCATTAACTGGAACTCAGCAGGTAAGTGGAGGTGCCACAACAGCTAATGGTTCCTCCAGTTTATCAAGCCCCTACGTTGGTTCTCAAAGCTCCACTGGCTATGGGCTATCTCAAGGGCTTGCAAGCCAGTATGGTGGTGGTCAATCAAGCCCTGCCCCTGCCATTGTGACCCAACAGGCCTCTGGGAGTGCTGTCTCCAGTGGTTCTACGTCTAGTACTTCAAGCTCctacagtggttctcaaagccGAGGCTCAACTGTCTATGGACTGTCTCAAGGATTTTCCAGGCCCTCTGGTAGTTTCCAGACACAGCAAGGCACAAATCAACTTGGCTCTGCCCCCACATTAACTGGAACTCGGCAGGCAACTGTAGCTGTCGCAACAGCGAACGGCTCCTCCAGCTCATCAAGCTCCTTCACTGGTTCTCAAAGCCCGTCTTCCAATTGGCCTTCACTAGGACTTTCCAGACCCTATGGTAGTTTCCAGACACAGCAAGGCACAAATCAACTGAGCTCTGCCCCTGCATTAACTGGAACTCAGCAGGTAAGTGGAGGTGCCACAACAGCTAATGGTTCCTCCGCCTCCAGTTTATCAAGCCCCTACGTTGGTTCTCAAAGCTCCACTGGCTATGGGCTATCTCAAGGGCTTGCAAGCCTGTATGGTCGTGGTCAATCAAGCTCTGCCCCTGCATTAACAGTATCCCAGCAGGCAAGTGAAGGTGCCACAACGGCTAATGGTTCCTCCAGCTTATCGAGCGCCTTCACTGGTTCTCCAAGCCCAACTGCCTACTGGCTGTTGCTTAGACTTTCCAGCCAATATGCTGGTTCCCAGGCACAGCAAGGCAAAAACCAGCTTGGCTCTGTGGCTGGATTAAATGTAATTCAACAAGCCTCTGCAAGTCCAGTGTTGAATGGTTCTACTTCTAGCACTTCAAGCTCCTTCCATGGTTCTCAAAGCCGAGGCTCAACTGTCTATGGACTGTCTCAAGGATTTTCCAGCCCCTATGGTAGTATCCAGACACAGCAAGACACAAACCAACTGAGCTCTGCCCCTCCTTTAACTTTAACCCAACAAGCCTCCGGCATGTCTTCCAGCTCCCACAATGGTTCTCAAAGCCGAGGCTCAACTGTCTATGGACTGTTTCAAGGATTTTCCAGACCCTTTGGTAGTTTCCAGACACAGCAAGGCACAAATCGGCAGACAACTGAAGCTGCCACAACAGCGAATGGTTCCTCCACCTCCAGTTTCTCACGCTCCTTCACTAGTTCTCAAGGCCCAACTGCCTACTGGCTGGTGCTAAGACTTCCCAGCCAATATGCTGGTTCCCAGGCCCAGCAAGGCATAAACCAGCTTAGCTCTGTGCCTGGATTAAATATGATTCAACAAGCCTCTGCAAGTCCAGTGTTAAATGGTTCTACATCTAGTACTTCAAGCTACTACAGTGGTTCTCAAGGCTCCACTGGCTATGGACTGTTTCAAGGGCTTGGCACCCAGTATGGTGGTCAATCAAGCTCTGCCCCTGCCTTCGTGACCCAGCAGGCCTCTGGGAGTGCAGTGTCCAGTGGTTCTACACCTAGTACTTCAAGCTCCTTCCATGGTTCTCCAAGCCAAAGCTCAACTGGCTATGGGTTGTCTCAAGGGCTTGGTAGCCGCTATAGTAGCTTTCATACACAGCAAGACAAAAACCAACTGACCTCTGCCCCTGCTTTAACTTTGAACCAACAAGCCTCTGGCATGTCTTTCAGCTCCCACAATGGTTCTCAAAGCCCGTCTTCCAATTGGCCGTCACTAGGACTTTCCAGACCCTATGGTAGTTTCCAGATGCAGCAAGGCACAAATCAGCAGACAACTGAAGCTGCCACAACAGCTAATGGTTCCTCCACCTCCAGTTTATCAAGCCCCTACATTGGTTCTCAAAGCTCCACTGGCTATGGACCGTCTCAAGTGCTTGCAAGCCAGTATGGTGGTGGTCAATCAAGCTCTGCCCCTGCCTTCGTGACCCAGCAGGCCTCTGGGAGTGCTGTCTCCAGTGGTTCTACATCTAGTACTTCAACCTCTTACAGTGGTTCGCAAAGCCACGGTTCAACTGTCTATGGACTGTCTCACGGCTTTTCCAGGCCCTATGGTAGCTTCCAAACACAGCAAGGCACAAATCGGCAGACAACTGAAGCCGCTGCAACAGCTAATGGCTCCTCCAGCTCATCGAGCTCCTTCACTGGTTCTCAAAGCCCGTCTTCCAATTGGCCTTCACTAGGAATTTCCAGACCCTATGTTAGTTTCCAGACACAGCAGGGCATAAACCAGCTTGGCTCTGTGCCTGGATTAAATGTGATTCAACAAGCCTCTGCAAGTGCAGCGTTAAATGGCTCTACATCTAGTACTTCAACCTCTTACAGTGGTTCGCAAAGCCACGGTTCAACTGTCTATGGACTGTCTCACGGCTTTTCCAGGCCCTATGGTAGCTTCCAAACACAGCAAGGCACAAATCGGCAGACAACTGAAGCTGCCGCAACAGCTAATGGCTCCTCCACCTCCAGTCTATCAAGTTCCTACACTGGTTCCCAAAGCCAAAGTGCAACTGCCTATGGGTCATCTCACAGCCTTTCCAATCTTTATGATGGTTTGCATAAACGGCATGATGTCCAATGGCTGAGCTCTGTCCCTGCCTTAACTGTGAACCAGCAGGCCCCTGGAAGCACCATAACATCCAATGGCTCCAACACCGACGCTTCAAGTGCCTACAGTGCTCCTCAAAGCCATAGTCTGTCTCATGGGCTTGTTGGCAGCTCTCTCAGCGTACCGAACCAAAATGTCCAGCAACTGGGGGCCTTCAATCAGCTGGTTCCTTCTCCGTGGTTGGGTCAGCAATCTTGTGAAAAGACTGTTCAGTGA
- the LOC128620262 gene encoding serine-rich adhesin for platelets-like isoform X2 codes for MWGCTRLWLLFIALLHLKDVRALGVWSKRPAQDGYSVDGKTSLDQLQETASFPDGAQTSTALRDEGETNAGVLQTRIDLWTGLSSSEALTNGSFGQYKPVFPGFQAFQKQNVASESRGSTVYGLSQGLGSQYGSFQTQQDKNQLSSAPALTLNQQASGMSSSSHTGSQSTISDWLSLGLSRPYVSFQTQQGTNQLGSAPALTGTQQVSGGATTANGSSSLSSPYVGSQSSTGYGLSQGLASQYGGGQSSPAPAIVTQQASGSAVSSGSTSSTSSSYSGSQSRGSTVYGLSQGFSRPSGSFQTQQGTNQLGSAPTLTGTRQATVAVATANGSSSSSSSFHGSQRRGSTGYGPSHGLASLYGRGQSSSAPALTVSQQASEGATTANGSSSLSSAFTGSPSPTAYWLLLRLSSQYAGSQAQQGKNQLGSVAGLNVIQQASASPVLNGSTSSTSSSFHGSQSRGSTVYGLSQGFSSPYGSIQTQQDTNQLSSAPPLTLTQQASGMSSSSHNGSQSRGSTVYGLFQGFSRPFGSFQTQQGTNRQTTEAATTANGSSTSSFSRSFTSSQGPTAYWLVLRLPSQYAGSQAQQGINQLSSVPGLNMIQQASASPVLNGSTSSTSSYYSGSQGSTGYGLFQGLGTQYGGQSSSAPAFVTQQASGSAVSSGSTPSTSSSFHGSPSQSSTGYGLSQGLGSRYSSFHTQQDKNQLTSAPALTLNQQASGMSFSSHNGSQSPSSNWPSLGLSRPYGSFQMQQGTNQQTTEAATTANGSSTSSLSSPYIGSQSSTGYGPSQVLASQYGGGQSSSAPAFVTQQASGSAVSSGSTSSTSTSYSGSQSHGSTVYGLSHGFSRPYGSFQTQQGTNRQTTEAAATANGSSSSSSSFTGSQSPSSNWPSLGISRPYVSFQTQQGINQLGSVPGLNVIQQASASAALNGSTSSTSTSYSGSQSHGSTVYGLSHGFSRPYGSFQTQQGTNRQTTEAAATANGSSTSSLSSSYTGSQSQSATAYGSSHSLSNLYDGLHKRHDVQWLSSVPALTVNQQAPGSTITSNGSNTDASSAYSAPQSHSLSHGLVGSSLSVPNQNVQQLGAFNQLVPSPWLGQQSCEKTVQ; via the exons ATGTGGGGTTGCACAAG GCTCTGGTTGCTCTTCATTGCTTTACTTCACCTAAAAGATGTAAGGGCACTTGGAG TGTGGAGTAAAAGGCCTGCACAAGATGGGTACAGTGTTGATGGCAAGACATCTCTGGATCAGCTGCAGGAAACCGCGTCCTTTCCTGATGGAGCCCAAACTTCCACAGCCTTGAGGGATGAAGGTGAAACCAATGCTGGAGTTCTGCAAACTAGGATAGATTTATGGACGGGCTTATCTTCATCGGAAGCCCTGACAAATGGCTCTTTTGGTCAATACAAGCCAGTGTTCCCAGGTTTTCAAGCTTTCCAAAAACAGAATGTTGCTTCAGAAAGCAGAGGCTCGACTGTCTATGGGCTTTCACAAGGGCTTGGCAGCCAGTATGGTAGTTTCCAAACACAGCAAGACAAAAACCAATTGAGCTCTGCCCCTGCTTTAACTTTGAACCAACAAGCCTCTGGCATGTCTTCCAGCTCCCACACTGGTTCTCAAAGCACAATTTCCGACTGGTTGTCCCTAGGACTTTCCAGACCCTATGTTAGTTTCCAGACACAGCAAGGCACAAATCAACTTGGCTCTGCTCCTGCATTAACTGGAACTCAGCAGGTAAGTGGAGGTGCCACAACAGCTAATGGTTCCTCCAGTTTATCAAGCCCCTACGTTGGTTCTCAAAGCTCCACTGGCTATGGGCTATCTCAAGGGCTTGCAAGCCAGTATGGTGGTGGTCAATCAAGCCCTGCCCCTGCCATTGTGACCCAACAGGCCTCTGGGAGTGCTGTCTCCAGTGGTTCTACGTCTAGTACTTCAAGCTCctacagtggttctcaaagccGAGGCTCAACTGTCTATGGACTGTCTCAAGGATTTTCCAGGCCCTCTGGTAGTTTCCAGACACAGCAAGGCACAAATCAACTTGGCTCTGCCCCCACATTAACTGGAACTCGGCAGGCAACTGTAGCTGTCGCAACAGCTAATGGCTCCTCCAGCTCATCAAGCTCCTTCCATGGTTCTCAACGCCGAGGCTCAACTGGCTATGGGCCGTCCCATGGGCTTGCAAGCCTGTATGGTCGTGGTCAATCAAGCTCTGCCCCTGCATTAACAGTATCCCAGCAGGCAAGTGAAGGTGCCACAACGGCTAATGGTTCCTCCAGCTTATCGAGCGCCTTCACTGGTTCTCCAAGCCCAACTGCCTACTGGCTGTTGCTTAGACTTTCCAGCCAATATGCTGGTTCCCAGGCACAGCAAGGCAAAAACCAGCTTGGCTCTGTGGCTGGATTAAATGTAATTCAACAAGCCTCTGCAAGTCCAGTGTTGAATGGTTCTACTTCTAGCACTTCAAGCTCCTTCCATGGTTCTCAAAGCCGAGGCTCAACTGTCTATGGACTGTCTCAAGGATTTTCCAGCCCCTATGGTAGTATCCAGACACAGCAAGACACAAACCAACTGAGCTCTGCCCCTCCTTTAACTTTAACCCAACAAGCCTCCGGCATGTCTTCCAGCTCCCACAATGGTTCTCAAAGCCGAGGCTCAACTGTCTATGGACTGTTTCAAGGATTTTCCAGACCCTTTGGTAGTTTCCAGACACAGCAAGGCACAAATCGGCAGACAACTGAAGCTGCCACAACAGCGAATGGTTCCTCCACCTCCAGTTTCTCACGCTCCTTCACTAGTTCTCAAGGCCCAACTGCCTACTGGCTGGTGCTAAGACTTCCCAGCCAATATGCTGGTTCCCAGGCCCAGCAAGGCATAAACCAGCTTAGCTCTGTGCCTGGATTAAATATGATTCAACAAGCCTCTGCAAGTCCAGTGTTAAATGGTTCTACATCTAGTACTTCAAGCTACTACAGTGGTTCTCAAGGCTCCACTGGCTATGGACTGTTTCAAGGGCTTGGCACCCAGTATGGTGGTCAATCAAGCTCTGCCCCTGCCTTCGTGACCCAGCAGGCCTCTGGGAGTGCAGTGTCCAGTGGTTCTACACCTAGTACTTCAAGCTCCTTCCATGGTTCTCCAAGCCAAAGCTCAACTGGCTATGGGTTGTCTCAAGGGCTTGGTAGCCGCTATAGTAGCTTTCATACACAGCAAGACAAAAACCAACTGACCTCTGCCCCTGCTTTAACTTTGAACCAACAAGCCTCTGGCATGTCTTTCAGCTCCCACAATGGTTCTCAAAGCCCGTCTTCCAATTGGCCGTCACTAGGACTTTCCAGACCCTATGGTAGTTTCCAGATGCAGCAAGGCACAAATCAGCAGACAACTGAAGCTGCCACAACAGCTAATGGTTCCTCCACCTCCAGTTTATCAAGCCCCTACATTGGTTCTCAAAGCTCCACTGGCTATGGACCGTCTCAAGTGCTTGCAAGCCAGTATGGTGGTGGTCAATCAAGCTCTGCCCCTGCCTTCGTGACCCAGCAGGCCTCTGGGAGTGCTGTCTCCAGTGGTTCTACATCTAGTACTTCAACCTCTTACAGTGGTTCGCAAAGCCACGGTTCAACTGTCTATGGACTGTCTCACGGCTTTTCCAGGCCCTATGGTAGCTTCCAAACACAGCAAGGCACAAATCGGCAGACAACTGAAGCCGCTGCAACAGCTAATGGCTCCTCCAGCTCATCGAGCTCCTTCACTGGTTCTCAAAGCCCGTCTTCCAATTGGCCTTCACTAGGAATTTCCAGACCCTATGTTAGTTTCCAGACACAGCAGGGCATAAACCAGCTTGGCTCTGTGCCTGGATTAAATGTGATTCAACAAGCCTCTGCAAGTGCAGCGTTAAATGGCTCTACATCTAGTACTTCAACCTCTTACAGTGGTTCGCAAAGCCACGGTTCAACTGTCTATGGACTGTCTCACGGCTTTTCCAGGCCCTATGGTAGCTTCCAAACACAGCAAGGCACAAATCGGCAGACAACTGAAGCTGCCGCAACAGCTAATGGCTCCTCCACCTCCAGTCTATCAAGTTCCTACACTGGTTCCCAAAGCCAAAGTGCAACTGCCTATGGGTCATCTCACAGCCTTTCCAATCTTTATGATGGTTTGCATAAACGGCATGATGTCCAATGGCTGAGCTCTGTCCCTGCCTTAACTGTGAACCAGCAGGCCCCTGGAAGCACCATAACATCCAATGGCTCCAACACCGACGCTTCAAGTGCCTACAGTGCTCCTCAAAGCCATAGTCTGTCTCATGGGCTTGTTGGCAGCTCTCTCAGCGTACCGAACCAAAATGTCCAGCAACTGGGGGCCTTCAATCAGCTGGTTCCTTCTCCGTGGTTGGGTCAGCAATCTTGTGAAAAGACTGTTCAGTGA